From a single Leclercia sp. AS011 genomic region:
- a CDS encoding universal stress protein has translation MYKKILMPVDVFEMDLSDKAVRHAAFLARADNAEITLLHVLPVNSRAMLRGFSSDIVKFEAFMTEESKKKMNELKRLFDISPDAIHTAVRFGNVRDEIIAMGAEGAFDIIVIGSKKPGVTTHLLGSNAESVLRYAKIPVLVVR, from the coding sequence ATGTATAAGAAAATTTTGATGCCTGTCGATGTATTTGAAATGGATTTAAGTGATAAGGCAGTGCGTCATGCCGCATTCCTCGCCCGGGCGGATAATGCCGAAATCACGTTATTGCATGTACTCCCGGTCAACAGTCGCGCCATGCTGCGTGGCTTCTCCTCGGATATTGTCAAATTCGAGGCCTTTATGACCGAAGAGTCGAAGAAAAAAATGAATGAGTTGAAGCGGCTCTTTGATATTTCGCCTGACGCTATTCATACCGCAGTGCGTTTTGGCAACGTACGCGATGAAATTATCGCGATGGGCGCTGAAGGGGCGTTCGATATAATTGTTATCGGTTCGAAAAAGCCGGGCGTAACGACACATCTGCTGGGCTCGAATGCCGAATCGGTATTACGCTATGCCAAAATTCCGGTATTAGTGGTGCGCTAA
- a CDS encoding mannitol dehydrogenase family protein, which produces MKNPLLHAQATLPHYNRDALQSRIVHLGFGAFHRAHQAVYADMLAADHGSDWGYCEVNLIGGEQQIADLKAQDNLYTVAEMSADAWTARVVGVVKKALHAQVDGLEAVLAAMCEPQVAIVSLTITEKGYCHAPATGQLMLDHPAIVADLQNPHQPVSAVGVVVEALARRKNAGLPAFTLMSCDNMPENGHVMRNVTCAYARAVNPELAGWIEANVTFPSTMVDRIVPAVTADTLSKIEQITGVRDPAGVACEPFRQWVIEDNFVAGRPAWEKAGAELVADVIPFEEMKLRMLNGSHSFLAYLGYLAGYQHINDCMEDANYKRAAHALMLNEQAPTLKVTGVDLGRYADLLIERYSNPALRHRTWQIAMDGSQKLPQRMLDSVRWHRVHQKPFPLLALGIAGWMRYVGGVDERGDAIEVCDPLLPVIQAAVQGSAEGESRVKALLGIETIFGQELPLDAVFVDAVMSAYSALLNNGAKATVAQYAAQI; this is translated from the coding sequence ATGAAAAATCCGTTATTACATGCGCAAGCCACGCTTCCTCACTACAACCGCGATGCCCTGCAGTCCCGCATCGTGCATCTGGGTTTTGGTGCCTTCCACCGCGCCCATCAGGCGGTGTATGCCGATATGCTGGCAGCAGACCACGGCAGCGACTGGGGATACTGCGAGGTCAACCTGATTGGCGGTGAGCAGCAAATCGCGGATCTTAAGGCCCAGGACAACCTCTATACCGTCGCTGAAATGTCAGCCGATGCCTGGACGGCGCGGGTGGTTGGGGTGGTGAAAAAAGCGCTGCATGCCCAGGTGGATGGGCTGGAAGCGGTGCTGGCGGCCATGTGTGAACCCCAGGTGGCGATCGTCTCCTTAACCATCACCGAGAAAGGCTACTGCCACGCGCCTGCGACCGGCCAGTTAATGCTGGATCACCCAGCGATCGTCGCCGATCTGCAAAATCCCCATCAGCCGGTCTCCGCCGTAGGCGTGGTGGTGGAAGCGCTGGCCCGACGTAAAAACGCCGGTCTGCCGGCCTTTACCCTGATGTCCTGCGACAATATGCCAGAGAACGGCCACGTGATGCGCAATGTCACCTGCGCCTATGCGCGGGCGGTCAACCCTGAGCTGGCCGGGTGGATCGAAGCCAACGTCACCTTCCCGTCCACCATGGTCGACCGGATTGTGCCTGCCGTTACCGCCGACACGCTGAGCAAAATCGAGCAGATCACCGGCGTGCGCGATCCGGCGGGGGTGGCCTGCGAGCCGTTCCGTCAGTGGGTGATTGAAGATAACTTTGTCGCCGGGCGTCCGGCGTGGGAGAAAGCGGGGGCCGAGCTGGTGGCCGACGTGATCCCGTTCGAGGAGATGAAGCTGCGGATGCTCAACGGCAGCCACTCGTTCCTGGCTTATCTGGGCTATCTGGCGGGCTACCAGCACATCAATGACTGCATGGAAGACGCGAACTACAAGCGCGCCGCCCATGCGCTGATGCTCAACGAGCAGGCCCCAACCCTGAAAGTCACCGGAGTGGATTTAGGCCGTTACGCCGATCTGCTGATCGAACGCTACAGCAACCCGGCACTGCGCCACCGCACCTGGCAGATTGCCATGGACGGCAGCCAGAAACTGCCCCAGCGTATGCTGGACTCCGTGCGCTGGCACCGGGTGCATCAGAAGCCGTTCCCGCTGCTGGCGCTGGGTATTGCTGGCTGGATGCGCTACGTCGGCGGCGTGGATGAGCGCGGTGACGCCATTGAAGTATGCGATCCGCTGCTGCCGGTGATTCAGGCGGCGGTGCAGGGCAGCGCGGAAGGCGAAAGCCGCGTGAAAGCCCTGCTGGGAATTGAAACCATTTTCGGTCAGGAACTGCCGCTGGACGCGGTATTTGTTGACGCGGTGATGAGCGCCTATTCCGCCTTGCTGAACAACGGGGCGAAAGCCACCGTGGCACAATACGCGGCACAGATCTAA